A single window of Hylaeus volcanicus isolate JK05 chromosome 8, UHH_iyHylVolc1.0_haploid, whole genome shotgun sequence DNA harbors:
- the LOC128880788 gene encoding uncharacterized protein LOC128880788, producing METGFWRLALCWIFVVGAARANVQSKVRCSEQWMEVDIVRSSPQASIYLQQLKEFPDEACKARLSNGVATFRLSLLEEDILRCGITKVVNKVTGQKVYFHRIIVEEPVDSSKHTFTVKCVITEVLVKPSISVESNHTTVRRSVFPAGFQEPDMVEIRGEISESAPVPILGVGVRQGGTLVTGELNVSPGTPLQMEIFLDNHSAPVYGLLVSYMLVTDTKSQEETIIINGCSVDPYLFENFNTVDGDFLTAKFRAFKFPESTYVQFRGTVNVCLDKCQGIECSNGRVGFGRKKRAIEVSNSDKNKIFEVTMSTFIKVDFEDDTVVDEALSQLYIRKGKNRTKARAAIAKDVIENTGWTTIRTEEGAIIKQEFHELSVYKSMGTENGSSCRTLSFAIGLLLLYLCKLL from the exons TTCAGAGCAAAGTGAGATGCTCCGAGCAGTGGATGGAGGTCGACATCGTGAGGAGCAGCCCACAGGCTAGTATATATCTCCAGCAGCTGAAGGAGTTTCCAG ACGAGGCGTGCAAGGCCCGACTGAGCAACGGCGTCGCAACGTTCCGGTTATCGCTCCTGGAGGAGGACATATTACGATGCGGTATCACGAAAGTCGTTAACAAAGTCACG GGTCAGAAAGTGTACTTCCATCGAATAATAGTGGAGGAGCCCGTGGATTCCAGCAAGCACACATTCACGGTAAAGTGTGTCATCACCGAAGTCCTCGTGAAGCCTAGCATCTCGGTCGAGTCCAATCACACCACGGTTCGACGCAGCGTCTTTCCAGCAGGCTTTCAGGAACCAGA cATGGTTGAGATTAGGGGCGAGATCTCCGAGTCAGCGCCAGTCCCGATCTTAGGGGTTGGCGTCAGGCAAGGCGGCACCCTAGTTACTGGAGAGCTGAACGTCAGTCCAGGGACACCTCTGCAGATGGAAATCTTTTTAGACAACCACTCTGCACCAGTTTATGGTCTGTTGGTCAGCTACATGTTGGTCACTGACACCAAGTCACAGGAGGAAACCATAATCATTAATGG GTGCTCCGTGGATCCCTATCTCTTCGAGAACTTCAACACCGTGGACGGAGACTTCCTGACGGCGAAATTCCGGGCATTCAAGTTCCCAGAAAGCACATACGTTCAGTTTCGTGGCACCGTGAACGTCTGTTTAGACAAGTGCCAAGGG ATTGAATGCAGCAACGGCCGAGTAGGCTTCGGTAGAAAGAAGAGGGCCATAGAAGTCTCGAATAGCGACAAAAACAAGATCTTCGAGGTGACCATGTCCACGTTCATCAAGGTCGACTTTGAAGATGACACTGTGGTTGACGAAG CTCTGTCGCAGTTGTACATCAGAAAGGGGAAGAACAGGACGAAAGCCAGGGCAGCGATCGCGAAGGATGTGATAGAAAATACAGGTTGGACGACGATCAGAACGGAAGAAGGAGCCATCATAAAACAGGAATTTCACGAACTGTCCGTATACAAGTCCATGGGTACAGAGAATGGTTCCTCGTGTAGGACGTTGTCTTTCGCCATCGGGCTTCTCCTCCTCTATCTTTGCAAGCTCTTGTAG
- the LOC128880786 gene encoding methylcrotonoyl-CoA carboxylase beta chain, mitochondrial isoform X1 → MWRKNSLLTRHLRLIAKTFHDEANIIGSRQDVNSSDYQENYFQMEDIVRKLKKTVEKIADGGGEKARQKHTSKGKLLPRERINTLLDRTSPFLEFSQLAGYQLYGKEEVPAGGVITGIGRVEGTECVLIVNDATVKGGSYYPISVKKHLRAQEIAEENNLPCIYLVDSGGANLTRQDDVFADKMHFGRCFYNQANMSAKGIEQIAVVMGSCTAGGAYVPSMADENIIVGKQGTIFLAGPPLVKASTGEDVSAEDLGGAALHCRTSGVTDHYAIDDSHALYLARQIVKDLNRQRPMHVNVTKKVEPPVHAIDEIYGIVGVNLKRPYDVREVIARIVDGSKFREFKAQYGETLVTGFARIYGYPVGILANNGVLFSEGALKGAHFVQLCAQRKIPLIFLQNITGFMVGKDAETGGIAKNGAKMVTAVACARVPKITVLIGGSYGAGNFGMCGRSYSPRFLYSWPNARISVMGGEQAAGVLVQITREQRQREGKEWTKEEEEALKRPIIEKFERESSPYYSSARLWDDGVIDPVDTRLVLGLSLSAALNAPIPETKFGIFRM, encoded by the exons ATGTGGCGAAAGAATAGTTTGTTAACTAGGCACTTGCGCTTAATTGCAAAAACATTCCACGATGAAGCGAACATTATCGGCAGCAGGCAAGACGTTAACTCGTCAGATTATCAG gaGAATTACTTTCAAATGGAAGATATAGTGCGCAAATTGAAGAAGACTGTCGAAAAAATCGCGGATGGTGGAGGAGAGAAAGCGAGACAGAAGCACACGAGCAAAGGCAAACTCTTGCCACGAGAGCGAATTAACACGCTTCTCGATCGAACTTCCccgtttcttgaattttcacAATTGGCTGGTTATCAATTGTACGGGAAAGAGGAAGTACCAGCTGGTGGCGTTATAACTGGCATAGGGAGAGTGGAAGG GACCGAGTGTGTGTTAATCGTGAACGATGCGACCGTGAAGGGTGGCTCTTACTACCCCATCTCGGTAAAGAAGCATTTAAGGGCCCAGGAAATCGCGGAGGAGAATAATTTGCCCTGCATATATTTAGTAGACAGTGGCGGGGCGAATTTGACCAGACAAGATGACGTGTTCGCGGATAAAATGCATTTCGGCAGATGCTTTTACAACCAAGCAAACATGAGCGCAAAGGGGATCGAGCAGATCGCGGTAGTTATGGGGAGCTGCACTGCAG GAGGCGCGTATGTACCGTCTATGGCTGACGAGAACATCATAGTTGGTAAACAAGGTACGATTTTCTTGGCTGGACCACCTTTGGTAAAGGCTTCCACTGGTGAGGACGTTTCCGCGGAGGATTTAGGCGGCGCAGCGCTTCATTGTCG GACATCAGGTGTGACCGATCATTACGCCATAGATGACAGCCACGCTCTGTACCTAGCTCGTCAAATTGTTAAAGACTTGAATAGACAGCGACCAATGCATGTGAACGTTACAAAAAAAGTGGAACCACCCGTGCACGCGATCGATGAGATTTATGGTATCGTTGGTGTGAACTTGAAACGACCTTACGACGTCAGGGAAGTGATCGCGAGGATCGTGGATGGTTCAAAGTTTCGCGAATTCAAGGCACAGTACGGCGAGACACTGGTCACGGGATTTGCGAGAATATACGGTTATCCCGTAGGAATACTCGCAAACAATGGCGTGCTTTTCTCAGAGGGTGCCTTAAAAGGTGCGCATTTTGTACAACTCTGCGCGCAGAGGAAGATACCTCTCATCTTCTTGCAGAATATTACAG GATTTATGGTGGGCAAGGATGCAGAGACTGGTGGCATTGCCAAAAACGGAGCGAAAATGGTGACCGCTGTAGCCTGTGCCCGAGTACCAAAAATTACGGTGTTGATTGGAGGATCGTATGGGGCAGGGAATTTCG GCATGTGCGGCCGATCTTATTCCCCGAGATTCCTTTATTCCTGGCCGAATGCCAGGATATCTGTGATGGGAGGTGAACAGGCTGCTGGAGTGTTGGTTCAAATCACCAGGGAACAACGTCAGCGAGAAGGGAAAGAG TGGACtaaggaagaggaggaggctCTGAAGAGACCGATCATAGAAAAGTTCGAGAGGGAGAGTAGCCCGTACTACTCCAGTGCTAG ACTTTGGGATGATGGCGTTATTGATCCCGTGGACACCAGGTTGGTGCTTGGCCTCAGTTTATCCGCAGCGCTTAACGCACCCATTCCAGAAActaaatttggaattttccGCATGTAA
- the LOC128880786 gene encoding methylcrotonoyl-CoA carboxylase beta chain, mitochondrial isoform X2, which translates to MWRKNSLLTRHLRLIAKTFHDEANIIGSRQDVNSSDYQENYFQMEDIVRKLKKTVEKIADGGGEKARQKHTSKGKLLPRERINTLLDRTSPFLEFSQLAGYQLYGKEEVPAGGVITGIGRVEGTECVLIVNDATVKGGSYYPISVKKHLRAQEIAEENNLPCIYLVDSGGANLTRQDDVFADKMHFGRCFYNQANMSAKGIEQIAVVMGSCTAGGAYVPSMADENIIVGKQGTIFLAGPPLVKASTGEDVSAEDLGGAALHCRTSGVTDHYAIDDSHALYLARQIVKDLNRQRPMHVNVTKKVEPPVHAIDEIYGIVGVNLKRPYDVREVIARIVDGSKFREFKAQYGETLVTGFARIYGYPVGILANNGVLFSEGALKGFMVGKDAETGGIAKNGAKMVTAVACARVPKITVLIGGSYGAGNFGMCGRSYSPRFLYSWPNARISVMGGEQAAGVLVQITREQRQREGKEWTKEEEEALKRPIIEKFERESSPYYSSARLWDDGVIDPVDTRLVLGLSLSAALNAPIPETKFGIFRM; encoded by the exons ATGTGGCGAAAGAATAGTTTGTTAACTAGGCACTTGCGCTTAATTGCAAAAACATTCCACGATGAAGCGAACATTATCGGCAGCAGGCAAGACGTTAACTCGTCAGATTATCAG gaGAATTACTTTCAAATGGAAGATATAGTGCGCAAATTGAAGAAGACTGTCGAAAAAATCGCGGATGGTGGAGGAGAGAAAGCGAGACAGAAGCACACGAGCAAAGGCAAACTCTTGCCACGAGAGCGAATTAACACGCTTCTCGATCGAACTTCCccgtttcttgaattttcacAATTGGCTGGTTATCAATTGTACGGGAAAGAGGAAGTACCAGCTGGTGGCGTTATAACTGGCATAGGGAGAGTGGAAGG GACCGAGTGTGTGTTAATCGTGAACGATGCGACCGTGAAGGGTGGCTCTTACTACCCCATCTCGGTAAAGAAGCATTTAAGGGCCCAGGAAATCGCGGAGGAGAATAATTTGCCCTGCATATATTTAGTAGACAGTGGCGGGGCGAATTTGACCAGACAAGATGACGTGTTCGCGGATAAAATGCATTTCGGCAGATGCTTTTACAACCAAGCAAACATGAGCGCAAAGGGGATCGAGCAGATCGCGGTAGTTATGGGGAGCTGCACTGCAG GAGGCGCGTATGTACCGTCTATGGCTGACGAGAACATCATAGTTGGTAAACAAGGTACGATTTTCTTGGCTGGACCACCTTTGGTAAAGGCTTCCACTGGTGAGGACGTTTCCGCGGAGGATTTAGGCGGCGCAGCGCTTCATTGTCG GACATCAGGTGTGACCGATCATTACGCCATAGATGACAGCCACGCTCTGTACCTAGCTCGTCAAATTGTTAAAGACTTGAATAGACAGCGACCAATGCATGTGAACGTTACAAAAAAAGTGGAACCACCCGTGCACGCGATCGATGAGATTTATGGTATCGTTGGTGTGAACTTGAAACGACCTTACGACGTCAGGGAAGTGATCGCGAGGATCGTGGATGGTTCAAAGTTTCGCGAATTCAAGGCACAGTACGGCGAGACACTGGTCACGGGATTTGCGAGAATATACGGTTATCCCGTAGGAATACTCGCAAACAATGGCGTGCTTTTCTCAGAGGGTGCCTTAAAAG GATTTATGGTGGGCAAGGATGCAGAGACTGGTGGCATTGCCAAAAACGGAGCGAAAATGGTGACCGCTGTAGCCTGTGCCCGAGTACCAAAAATTACGGTGTTGATTGGAGGATCGTATGGGGCAGGGAATTTCG GCATGTGCGGCCGATCTTATTCCCCGAGATTCCTTTATTCCTGGCCGAATGCCAGGATATCTGTGATGGGAGGTGAACAGGCTGCTGGAGTGTTGGTTCAAATCACCAGGGAACAACGTCAGCGAGAAGGGAAAGAG TGGACtaaggaagaggaggaggctCTGAAGAGACCGATCATAGAAAAGTTCGAGAGGGAGAGTAGCCCGTACTACTCCAGTGCTAG ACTTTGGGATGATGGCGTTATTGATCCCGTGGACACCAGGTTGGTGCTTGGCCTCAGTTTATCCGCAGCGCTTAACGCACCCATTCCAGAAActaaatttggaattttccGCATGTAA
- the LOC128880786 gene encoding methylcrotonoyl-CoA carboxylase beta chain, mitochondrial isoform X3, which translates to MEDIVRKLKKTVEKIADGGGEKARQKHTSKGKLLPRERINTLLDRTSPFLEFSQLAGYQLYGKEEVPAGGVITGIGRVEGTECVLIVNDATVKGGSYYPISVKKHLRAQEIAEENNLPCIYLVDSGGANLTRQDDVFADKMHFGRCFYNQANMSAKGIEQIAVVMGSCTAGGAYVPSMADENIIVGKQGTIFLAGPPLVKASTGEDVSAEDLGGAALHCRTSGVTDHYAIDDSHALYLARQIVKDLNRQRPMHVNVTKKVEPPVHAIDEIYGIVGVNLKRPYDVREVIARIVDGSKFREFKAQYGETLVTGFARIYGYPVGILANNGVLFSEGALKGAHFVQLCAQRKIPLIFLQNITGFMVGKDAETGGIAKNGAKMVTAVACARVPKITVLIGGSYGAGNFGMCGRSYSPRFLYSWPNARISVMGGEQAAGVLVQITREQRQREGKEWTKEEEEALKRPIIEKFERESSPYYSSARLWDDGVIDPVDTRLVLGLSLSAALNAPIPETKFGIFRM; encoded by the exons ATGGAAGATATAGTGCGCAAATTGAAGAAGACTGTCGAAAAAATCGCGGATGGTGGAGGAGAGAAAGCGAGACAGAAGCACACGAGCAAAGGCAAACTCTTGCCACGAGAGCGAATTAACACGCTTCTCGATCGAACTTCCccgtttcttgaattttcacAATTGGCTGGTTATCAATTGTACGGGAAAGAGGAAGTACCAGCTGGTGGCGTTATAACTGGCATAGGGAGAGTGGAAGG GACCGAGTGTGTGTTAATCGTGAACGATGCGACCGTGAAGGGTGGCTCTTACTACCCCATCTCGGTAAAGAAGCATTTAAGGGCCCAGGAAATCGCGGAGGAGAATAATTTGCCCTGCATATATTTAGTAGACAGTGGCGGGGCGAATTTGACCAGACAAGATGACGTGTTCGCGGATAAAATGCATTTCGGCAGATGCTTTTACAACCAAGCAAACATGAGCGCAAAGGGGATCGAGCAGATCGCGGTAGTTATGGGGAGCTGCACTGCAG GAGGCGCGTATGTACCGTCTATGGCTGACGAGAACATCATAGTTGGTAAACAAGGTACGATTTTCTTGGCTGGACCACCTTTGGTAAAGGCTTCCACTGGTGAGGACGTTTCCGCGGAGGATTTAGGCGGCGCAGCGCTTCATTGTCG GACATCAGGTGTGACCGATCATTACGCCATAGATGACAGCCACGCTCTGTACCTAGCTCGTCAAATTGTTAAAGACTTGAATAGACAGCGACCAATGCATGTGAACGTTACAAAAAAAGTGGAACCACCCGTGCACGCGATCGATGAGATTTATGGTATCGTTGGTGTGAACTTGAAACGACCTTACGACGTCAGGGAAGTGATCGCGAGGATCGTGGATGGTTCAAAGTTTCGCGAATTCAAGGCACAGTACGGCGAGACACTGGTCACGGGATTTGCGAGAATATACGGTTATCCCGTAGGAATACTCGCAAACAATGGCGTGCTTTTCTCAGAGGGTGCCTTAAAAGGTGCGCATTTTGTACAACTCTGCGCGCAGAGGAAGATACCTCTCATCTTCTTGCAGAATATTACAG GATTTATGGTGGGCAAGGATGCAGAGACTGGTGGCATTGCCAAAAACGGAGCGAAAATGGTGACCGCTGTAGCCTGTGCCCGAGTACCAAAAATTACGGTGTTGATTGGAGGATCGTATGGGGCAGGGAATTTCG GCATGTGCGGCCGATCTTATTCCCCGAGATTCCTTTATTCCTGGCCGAATGCCAGGATATCTGTGATGGGAGGTGAACAGGCTGCTGGAGTGTTGGTTCAAATCACCAGGGAACAACGTCAGCGAGAAGGGAAAGAG TGGACtaaggaagaggaggaggctCTGAAGAGACCGATCATAGAAAAGTTCGAGAGGGAGAGTAGCCCGTACTACTCCAGTGCTAG ACTTTGGGATGATGGCGTTATTGATCCCGTGGACACCAGGTTGGTGCTTGGCCTCAGTTTATCCGCAGCGCTTAACGCACCCATTCCAGAAActaaatttggaattttccGCATGTAA